In one Kitasatospora cineracea genomic region, the following are encoded:
- a CDS encoding Tat pathway signal sequence domain protein — MSGERELPSGPGGFLGPVEPGEGTWTPLALRPEPPPERPPRLLSRRQKWLLASFLLLAALGLTIAHAVNYPERAANSPPPQQQLPPFPSQSTRFEYGGPAPAFQDSFAIRLTVRNTGPALVDVLGVSQGYPGLTVRVSGWLPQTVPSGGTIELRVGLKVTDCSGAPADATLPFLDVTLRNTRAMETVSQILGDAYARDLSAALHSACGGSDYRTPATTP, encoded by the coding sequence ATGTCCGGAGAGCGCGAACTGCCAAGCGGCCCAGGGGGGTTCCTCGGTCCGGTCGAGCCGGGCGAGGGCACCTGGACGCCGCTCGCGCTGCGCCCGGAGCCGCCGCCGGAGCGCCCGCCGCGGCTGCTGAGCAGGCGTCAGAAGTGGCTGCTGGCAAGTTTCTTGCTGCTCGCGGCGCTGGGACTGACGATCGCGCACGCCGTGAACTATCCTGAGCGGGCGGCGAATTCGCCCCCGCCGCAGCAGCAGTTGCCGCCCTTCCCCTCGCAGTCGACCAGGTTCGAGTACGGCGGCCCGGCCCCGGCGTTCCAGGACTCCTTCGCCATCCGGCTGACGGTGCGCAACACCGGCCCCGCCCTGGTGGACGTGCTGGGGGTGAGCCAGGGCTACCCGGGCCTGACCGTGCGGGTGTCGGGCTGGCTGCCGCAGACGGTGCCGTCCGGCGGGACGATCGAGCTGCGGGTGGGGCTGAAGGTGACGGACTGCTCGGGAGCCCCGGCGGACGCGACCCTTCCTTTCCTCGATGTAACGCTGCGTAATACGCGTGCAATGGAGACCGTGAGTCAGATCCTGGGGGACGCCTATGCCCGCGATCTCTCCGCCGCCCTGCATTCCGCCTGCGGCGGTTCCGATTATCGGACGCCCGCGACCACCCCGTGA